The Marinifilum sp. JC120 genomic interval TGATGAGCATCGCGCAGGGCGGAAGGGATTATGGTCGTCAGCGATTTACCTATAAGGTCAGATTCGATCCAGCCGAATTCAGCTGTGAAAGGGCCGTTTATTGCTGTGATGATTCCGTTAATGTTCGCGACAATAACTGGCTGAGCAGTGGTGGCAATCAATTCTTCAAAGGTCATAATTTGTTCCTGTGTGTAGGATGGTTTTATAATTCTTTTAACCATGCCACAGGGGGAGGAATTATGACAAGA includes:
- a CDS encoding PAS domain S-box protein; translation: MVKRIIKPSYTQEQIMTFEELIATTAQPVIVANINGIITAINGPFTAEFGWIESDLIGKSLTTIIPSALRDAHQLGFSAYASTGKASLLGQHLDLEIVKEDGSVVLADHYILSGNIDGRKAFAAQITFRQEG